In Solenopsis invicta isolate M01_SB chromosome 9, UNIL_Sinv_3.0, whole genome shotgun sequence, the sequence ATGTAAAATCACTCAAAATTGCGCTGAGGctcttatttaattaattgtatttccACACGTCGATCTTTGTTCTTTTAAGATAAACAGTTCTGTGCtaaatcaaaaaattgaaatgttaTTGTCATTGATATGTTCTAGGCTGGATACATACCCTGgctgaaaaattgaaaatatcagTGCAAAACGTCACTCATACGGAGAGCTACATTACGGCATTATATTTTACTTGCAGTAGTCTAACTTCCGTAGGTTTCGGAAATGTCTCGGCAAATACATTCTCGGAGAAGTTTTTCTCTATTTGCACGATGTTAATTGGAGGTAAGTTTTAACTTGCCGTTAAGAATTGTCAAGTTCCCTGGTGACGTATTATGAATTTCACCGTGTGCTAATCAGTCGGAAATTGTCCCTTTCCCAATATTGACGGCGATTTAACGCGAGATGCATCACACTCCACGTACATTTAAATATACTCCACCGGGTCATTACGTCACACTTTGTGAGTAAGATTTACATTTACAGCTCTTATGCACGCCGTGGTATTCGGCAATGTTACTGCGATCATTCAAAGAATGTACTCTAGAAGATCACAGTATCAAACAAAATTACGAGATCTCAAAGACTTTCTGGTCTTACATCAAATCCCGGAGGAGCTCAAGCAGCGAATGCAGGATTACTTTCAAACTATGTGGTCATTAAATCACGGCATTGACGTGCACGAGGTAAAAGGACTTTGTTTTCCTTAATTAGACTATCATAATGCATGTCGATAAGTTCatataataaaacagaaagtgagaaataatgataaaaataatgcaaattgctgcaatatttgtcTATCATTGCAACATGTAATAATCCCTCCGTAGACTTTGAAACAATTTCCGGAGGAGCTGCGAGGGGATGTCTCGATGCATCTTCATCGAGAGATTTTAAGTTTACCAATATTCGAAGCCGCCTCACAGGGTTGTCTAAAGCTGCTTTCGCTCCACATCAGAAACAACTTTTGTGCCCCCGGTGAATTTCTCATTCACAAAGGCGATGCTCTCTCGTATATCTATTATCTGTGCAATGGGTCTATGGAAGTTGTGCAAAATAGCATGGTGGTTGCAATTTTAGGTAATAAATGCAAACTAATGGATGGATGTTATGtaaacttataattaatttgactgCTAAATTATGGATAacaaactttaaacattttgcgtttcaaatatgttaattttaaatcaatcgaGTTTCTTTTTATCATCGATACGCGCAACTCGGCGTATAGGAAGTTATTAAACCGCGAGCAGATCTCATCTCTGACGTATCTTTTAAGGGAAGGGAGATTTAGTGGGGTGCGACATAAACGTTCATCTGCAGCACGGAAATAATGGCGGCGGCACGACTGGATCTGGTTCGGTTGATGTGGTAAAATCCAGTTGCGATGTCAAGGCGCTAACATATTGCGATTTGAAGTGCATACACATGCAAGGCTTGGTCGAGGTCCTCCGACTTTACCCCGAGTACCAGCACGAGTTTGCGCACGATATACAACACGATCTTACGTACAACTTACGCGAGGGATATGAGGCGGAGGTAATTAACTCCATGTATTCTCCTGAGAGGGAGAGGTAGAGCTAACTAAAAGCATCAGGTGTcattttaattatcaaagatttataatatttagaaaaagaattcaaaagttaaatattttcaattttaaatagaataattataacgtactttatatattttttacgtacATTTGATatacacgtaaaaaaaattacacgttcAATgtctattaaaaagaaatgatgTATGTGCTATTATTACACAAAGATCACTGAACTGGATCTTGTTCAGGTGTGAAATTTATCAATCTGCTTGTCGCGTAAATTTTAGCAGGAGTCCGATGTAAATGGCCCGTCATTGACACTGCCCTCCATcagcgaggacgacgagaatCTAGCCGAGGAGGGTGAAACTTCACCTCTCTCACCCCCAAACAAATCACCGCTTCACAGCTCTTCGAGTCCGCGGCATGCCAAGTTCAGGTAAGatcgtattttatatatatatataagaaaattctatattaaaaaaaaatcctgcaATATCATTGAacctttttctataaaatatggCAAGCTCTAAAAAAGAAAGGTTAAGTAAACGATGACAAGATAAAAATTTCAGCGGCGTAAAAAGGTTGAGATAATGGATAGACCATGAGAgtggaaaaaaaagttaatctaGCGGTTCGGATCCTTTTGCCTTTTCACTTTTCCCgactaaacattttttaaatgtcaacCTActtttttgaggaaaataacAGTATTATTAACACTTTTCTCTTATAGAATATCCATATGTTCGATACATTattatttccatattttattgaaaaaggacactttgtttattaaataacggTTTAGATAACTTATTTCATCAAGTAGCATTTGAGTGCAAAATGAAACTGAAGTTTAAGGAAAATACCTAAGAATTGTAAGACACGCAATTTGTCGAGACCCTTTCTGAAGAAAGAAATCCTCAATTGTAGGATAACACAATTTTCCGCACGAAAAAACTTGGGAATATCCGAAAGTCGCGTTCGATCCGGCTTTAGACGACGGTATACCTATATCGCTGATAAATTGTAGTGGAATGTAATCCACTTTTGAATTCCTCACTTTGATATTTTCGCACCGTGATTCGTCCTCGCCGAACTCTTGATATTTCGGTTCGAATATTCTCATAATGAGGGAGAAAGTTAACTTTGTTTGCAATATCAGGGAGGATTACAGGGAAGGAAGGCGAGCAGGTAGGGGAGTCTTGCTACGAGGAGGAAGAGCAGCTCAAGTGATCGCGCAAGAATCTGTAGAGGAGCACATCCGCGGATCTGTCGAGAGACTCGATAATCAGTTTTCCACGCTGCACCAGGACGTTGCGACGCTCAGTTGCGAGGTACTTTATATGGATCCTTCATTTCAATCCGACTCAGAGAGTCATTATGTGAAATTGTTTTACACCCACTCAGCTATTGCTAGCTTCTCGGTCCTTAGCGACTTGGCTCTAAGAATTTGCGccgtaaaaagtattttatttttatattgaaatcgctgcttgtaaaatattttgcgttaaattttcaagataaaCGTTGACATAATGTGTTATTTGAATACTTTGTGGCATTAACTGACATTAAtgacattaataaattttataacgttttacaataatttctttagtGAGACGTATTTTTCATGAAAACATGTAAGATGCATAAGAAACGAAtgaattttaaggaaaatcgcttcgagaaaatttattttgcacaCTGAGAGACAAAGGTGATGGCCATTGCCACAATTCAACTATAATCATTTTTCGTGCCATTTATAGTTGCAttaatcttgaaaattataactatttagttattaatcatttctttatattgtatattatatgaatatttatagtaataatttttatgcatggtaaaatttttttatagttggcgGAACTGCGCACGTAATGTTACTATTGCCAACACCGCCCAATTACAGTTAGAAACACGAATGACAAAcatacttttctctcagtgtagaaccgtgttttcagtttttattttctttttcaattccaTTTGAACAAACTCGGAACAGTCGTGAATTATTCGAGACAAACTCGGCCGTGAGATTAAAGTAAAACGCATGTTGAATCGACAGGTGCGCAACGCCATTCAAGCGCTGCAGATGCTCGCTTGCTCACCCCAGAGTAACCCGAATCTGCCGACCCCGGCGGCGAGCCGCGGCAGCGGGGTCCTCGCGAGGAGCTCGTCCCATCCCCCGGACGCCATTTGTTGGAATCCGCCGGCGAGATTGATCGATGCGTCGACGCAGACGGATTGGCCGGTCGACCTGTTCGAGTCGTGGGTACGCGCGAACCCACGCAGGGCCCTGAAG encodes:
- the LOC105198026 gene encoding potassium voltage-gated channel subfamily H member 8 isoform X5; protein product: MDSNGNIDPEAPPSNYGRRRSRAVLYQLSGHYKQDNKHKIKLNNTLLHSTAPPLPEYKTTTVKKSQFILSHYGGFKSCWDWLILIATFYVAIIVPYNASFINIDRPTMVSDVVVEVLFIFDIVLNFRTTYVSRKGEVVSNSRSIAVNYVKGWFIVDFVAALPFDFLYASDVYSGEESAHSNIHLVKLTRLLRLARLLQKMDRYSQYSAVILTMLMLFFIVVAHWLACIWYVIAEKERLRNDKDWDLGWIHTLAEKLKISVQNVTHTESYITALYFTCSSLTSVGFGNVSANTFSEKFFSICTMLIGALMHAVVFGNVTAIIQRMYSRRSQYQTKLRDLKDFLVLHQIPEELKQRMQDYFQTMWSLNHGIDVHETLKQFPEELRGDVSMHLHREILSLPIFEAASQGCLKLLSLHIRNNFCAPGEFLIHKGDALSYIYYLCNGSMEVVQNSMVVAILGKGDLVGCDINVHLQHGNNGGGTTGSGSVDVVKSSCDVKALTYCDLKCIHMQGLVEVLRLYPEYQHEFAHDIQHDLTYNLREGYEAEQESDVNGPSLTLPSISEDDENLAEEGETSPLSPPNKSPLHSSSSPRHAKFREDYREGRRAGRGVLLRGGRAAQVIAQESVEEHIRGSVERLDNQFSTLHQDVATLSCEVRNAIQALQMLACSPQSNPNLPTPAASRGSGVLARSSSHPPDAICWNPPARLIDASTQTDWPVDLFESWVRANPRRALKALGLDPDVVLRLPPPSPTPSPSSPPPPPYEPLSPLAGSPHQSPSQSLTTGNDSYVFGITRDARHIPRLYRPPNSAWDPDNKLWHRFSAGDADNASLYQALRRLPESRSLKFDSFNS